The following are encoded together in the Jaculus jaculus isolate mJacJac1 chromosome 3, mJacJac1.mat.Y.cur, whole genome shotgun sequence genome:
- the Trim6 gene encoding tripartite motif-containing protein 6 yields the protein MTSALLVDIRDEVTCPICLELLTEPLSIDCGHSFCQACIMANDDNSLVSQEGKSSCPVCHASYQTVNLRPNRHLASIVKRLRDVALGPGQRLEAMLCALHGEKLQLFCKEDGKLICWLCERAQEHHGHRTFLMEEVAQEYQEMFQESLKKLKKEQQEAERLKTVIREKRSSWKNQLEPERRRIQTEFSRLRSILDREEQRALKKLEEEQRKGLSIIEKAEGDLIHQSQSLTELISDLEHRCQGSTVDLLQDVSDVTKRSEFWTLRKPQPLPTKLRSMFRAPDLKRMLRVFRELTDVQRYWVDVTLNPHTANLNLVLSKNRRQVRFVGAKLCEPSRAEEHHDCSILGSQLFSSGKYYWEVDVTKKTAWILGVCSNPVAPTPSFSQYAKADVQAAPSRYQPQSGYWVIGLQYRHEYRAYEDSATSLLLSMSVPPRRVGVFLDYEAGTVSFYNVTNHGLPIYTFSKYYFPTALCPYFSPCNCVVPMTLRRPSP from the exons ATGACGTCGGCACTCCTGGTGGACATCCGAGATGAAGTGACATGTCCCATCTGCCTGGAGCTCCTGACAGAACCCCTGAGCATAGACTGTGGCCACAGCTTCTGCCAGGCCTGCATCATGGCCAATGATGACAATTCACTGGTCAGCCAAGAAGGGAAGAGCAGCTGTCCTGTGTGCCACGCCAGCTACCAGACTGTGAACCTCCGGCCGAATCGACACCTCGCCAGCATCGTGAAGAGGCTCAGAGATGTAGCCCTGGGCCCAGGGCAGCGGCTCGAGGCTATGCTTTGTGCGCTTCATGGGGAGAAGCTCCAGCTCTTCTGCAAGGAGGACGGGAAGCTCATTTGCTGGCTTTGTGAGCGTGCTCAGGAGCACCACGGTCACCGAACATTCCTCATGGAAGAGGTGGCCCAGGAGTACCAG GAGATGTTCCAGGAGTCTCTGAAGAAGCTAAAGAAAGAGCAGCAGGAAGCTGAGCGGCTAAAAACTGTCATCAGAGAGAAGAGGTCGTCCTGGAAG AATCAGCTGGAGCCCGAGAGACGCAGGATCCAGACAGAGTTCAGTCGATTGAGAAGCATCCTGGACAGAGAGGAGCAGCGGGCACTGAAGAAGCTGGAAGAAGAACAGAGGAAGGGGCTGAGCATCATAGAGAAGGCCGAGGGAGACCTGATCCACCAGAGCCAGTCCCTGACAGAGCTCATCTCTGACCTGGAGCACCGCTGCCAGGGGTCCACGGTGGATCTGCTGCAG gatGTGAGTGATGTCACAAAAAG GAGTGAGTTCTGGACCCTGAGGAAACCCCAACCTCTCCCCACCAAGCTGAGAAGCATGTTTCGAGCTCCAGATCTGAAAAGGATGCTGCGAGTCTTTAGAG AGCTGACAGACGTCCAAAGGTATTGGG TGGACGTGACTCTGAATCCACACACAGCAAATTTAAATCTCGTCCTGTCTAAAAACCGGAGACAGGTGAGATTCGTGGGTGCCAAGCTGTGTGAGCCTTCCCGTGCGGAGGAGCATCATGACTGCAGCATCCTGGGCTCTCAGCTCTTCTCTTCGGGGAAGTACTACTGGGAGGTGGATGTGACGAAGAAGACCGCCTGGATCCTGGGGGTGTGCAGTAACCCGGTGGCCCCGACGCCCTCTTTCAGCCAGTACGCTAAGGCTGACGTGCAGGCTGCTCCCTCCAGGTaccagccacagagtgggtacTGGGTGATCGGGCTACAGTACAGGCATGAGTACAGGGCTTATGAGGACTCCGCCACCTCCCTGCTCCTCTCCATGTCGGTGCCCCCTCGCCGGGTCGGGGTTTTCTTAGACTACGAGGCCGGCACTGTCTCCTTTTATAATGTTACAAACCATGGCTTGCCCATCTACACCTTCTCAAAGTATTACTTTCCCACTGCCCTGTGCCCGTATTTCAGTCCTTGTAACTGTGTGGTCCCGATGACCCTGCGTCGCCCAAGCCCTTGA